GAAAATGTTTTGCGCTCTGAAACGGCCGCAATATTTGCCTTAGGGTATCTGTGTCTTCAGCCATGACAGTGAACGGAGAAAATATTCCCCTGCAGGGTATCGGCGACGCGACCCTTGCGGGGCTAATCGCTCACTTAAAGCTGTCGCCGAACCGCATCGCAGTCGAGCTCAACGGCGAACTCGTAGACCGCCTGGCCTTTGCGAGCACGACACTCAATGACAGCGACGTGCTTGAGCTGATACACTATGTGGGGGGTGGCTGATGCCCTCTCTCGCGCAGGCGCTCGAACAGGCCTCAGATCTCTTCATCACTGTGCCGAGCGCCCTGACGGTGCTGCTCACGCGCGAGTGGTTCTGCGCGCGCATGGCCGGCGACAGCGAATCAAGCCCCCTCGCCGACTTTTCTCTCGTGTCGTTTGCCTCACTGACGCTGAATGGCAGCGCCCCCGGCGGCCTGCTCAGAGACCGCCCGATGGCGCTGCTCAGGTTCATGCATGGGCAACTCTGGCTCGTTATTCTGCTGACCATCGGCGTTGCGTACGCGGCGATCAAAGCGCCGGCACCGATGAGTTTTTCAGCAGGTTTCTCGGCTGTGTTTCTGAAACAAACCTGGGCGCTCTTTATCATCAACTGGATTCCCCTGCCCCCGTTCGATGCGGCTTCGGTATATTTCGCCCCATTCATGCAATGGAAAATGTTTCACGCGCTCAATCTGGCGTTTGCGATTGTTGTCGCCGTCGCGCTCAGTTTCAGCTTCTGGCGGATTGATTTTTTTACGGGTAATTTTTTAGTGCAATGGTTAAAGCTCGCATGAATACACAAGACCCAAAGCCACGGCGAATACTCAGCGGTATGCAGGCGACGGGCGAACTGCATGTGGGCCACTATCTGGGCGTACTGACCAATTTCAGCCGCCTGCAGCACGAAGCCGAATGCTTCTTCATGGTGGCCAACCTGCATTCTCTGACAGCGTTTTATCCGAATTATCCCGATGCGCACCGATTTATCGCGCCGATGGTTTCAGACTGGCTGGCGGCAGGCATAGCCCCTGAAAAGGCGACGATCTTCGTGCAGTCCGACGTGCCCGAACACAGCGAACTGGCGCAGCTTCTGGCGATGTTCACGCCGGTTTCATGGCTCGAACGCAACCCGACGTATAAAGACAAACAGGCGAATACTGAAAAAGATCTGGATTCGTTTGGCTTTCTGGGTTACCCTGTTTTGCAGGCGGCCGATATTGTCTTGTACGATGCGACACACGTACCGATCGGCGAAGACCAGCTGCCGCACCTCGAACTCACGCGTGAAATCGCGCGGCGTTTCAACCACTATTACCGCGCGGGCAAAGCGGACGTTTTGACAGTGCCGCAGGCGATTCTTTCGTCGTTCCCCAAAGTTGCGGGCCTTGACGGGCGTAAGATGAGCAAGAGCTACAACAATTCGCTGAATCTGGCCGAAAGTGCAGAATCGCTGAGCAAGAAATTCATGGTCATGAAAACCGACACGGCCCGGGTCAAGCGCACCGACCCAGGCAACCCCGAAAATTGTACCGTCTTTACCTACTATGACTTTTTCGCGGCCGACCTCAAAGAAGAAGTAAATCAGGGGTGCCGCAGCGCGGCTCTCGGCTGCGTCGACTGTAAAAAGCAGCTGCTGACACGCTTTTTGCCGGCGATGGCTCCCTTTAATGCGAAGCGCCGTGAGCTTGCTGAAAAGTCAGGTTTGGTAAACGATATATTGCACGCCGGTGCTGAACGGGCGCGCAAGGTCGCTGCGGCAAC
The sequence above is a segment of the Turneriella parva DSM 21527 genome. Coding sequences within it:
- the thiS gene encoding sulfur carrier protein ThiS, with translation MTVNGENIPLQGIGDATLAGLIAHLKLSPNRIAVELNGELVDRLAFASTTLNDSDVLELIHYVGGG
- the trpS gene encoding tryptophan--tRNA ligase, whose protein sequence is MNTQDPKPRRILSGMQATGELHVGHYLGVLTNFSRLQHEAECFFMVANLHSLTAFYPNYPDAHRFIAPMVSDWLAAGIAPEKATIFVQSDVPEHSELAQLLAMFTPVSWLERNPTYKDKQANTEKDLDSFGFLGYPVLQAADIVLYDATHVPIGEDQLPHLELTREIARRFNHYYRAGKADVLTVPQAILSSFPKVAGLDGRKMSKSYNNSLNLAESAESLSKKFMVMKTDTARVKRTDPGNPENCTVFTYYDFFAADLKEEVNQGCRSAALGCVDCKKQLLTRFLPAMAPFNAKRRELAEKSGLVNDILHAGAERARKVAAATMARVKDSMGLVSRYSL